Proteins from a genomic interval of Clostridium sp. 'deep sea':
- a CDS encoding MarR family transcriptional regulator — translation MSKLDSSSRIIQLLDEIHHEMYHKKKYKDVATQFNMSKEQVWILWKLRRAKKRHKKEYSVGQLAKMCNVAQNTMSERITRLAERGFVTRIQNPNDRRKYIVELNKSGEDLLNYIDEEHKRLFALEIEESLSTEKREMLTNLLSELVSNIREE, via the coding sequence TTGAGTAAGCTTGATAGCTCATCAAGAATAATCCAATTACTAGATGAAATTCATCATGAGATGTACCACAAAAAAAAATATAAAGACGTTGCAACACAGTTTAACATGTCTAAAGAGCAAGTATGGATATTGTGGAAACTGCGAAGAGCTAAAAAAAGGCATAAAAAAGAGTATAGTGTAGGGCAACTAGCAAAAATGTGTAATGTTGCTCAAAATACTATGTCGGAGAGAATTACTCGTTTAGCAGAAAGAGGTTTTGTTACAAGAATTCAAAACCCAAATGATAGAAGAAAATATATTGTAGAGTTAAATAAATCGGGTGAGGACTTATTAAATTATATAGATGAAGAACATAAAAGATTGTTTGCATTAGAGATAGAAGAGAGTTTAAGTACTGAAAAAAGAGAGATGCTAACAAACTTACTAAGTGAGCTTGTTAGTAATATTAGGGAGGAGTAA
- a CDS encoding MutS family DNA mismatch repair protein — MHPTNKYKKRIEKYETLLKKLNQNISLLSRLRLLTIIALIATAAITTEYKMYDIAWLTTAGFILVFAFFVFRHKKLRDSHKYLTNLNEISKQSIMRINGEWTSFKNNGEGYLNEEHNYSYDLDLFGVGSLFQLINTANTYIGKAKLASMLTKYNFNKETIIKKQQAIKELASKKWWRQRLQVEGKMFTEENVDTDYLTNWANSKQSLYTKPSVIITLKTLPIVTAVTLVLAYFSICPSFIPAILVSLQFVLLIVSITKRNKEFTLIYKYQKSIKAYRHILTQIDKCKFKSSYLKELKAKLSNNKNISAPNQLKKLERLVTRIGNRNNQAFFPINGLTLWDYQCLIQLEKFKSESGSMLKDWLVTIGEIEALCSFANIAYEFPQWQFPEITDQDSVIEAKNIAHPLLTNKQVANDITMQSPNAILLITGSNMSGKSTFLRTIGINLVLAYAGAPVCASYLKCSVFNINTCMRISDNLNKGLSSFYAELLRIKEIVEETKKDKQVFFLLDEIFKGTNSYDRHIGAKRLIKKLKESGAVGLVSTHDLELGDLQENQVIKNYHFQEYYENDEIKFDYKLKNGISKTRNALQLMKIIGID; from the coding sequence ATGCACCCCACAAATAAATATAAAAAAAGAATTGAAAAGTATGAAACTTTATTAAAAAAACTCAACCAAAACATAAGCTTATTAAGTCGTTTAAGATTACTAACTATTATAGCCTTAATAGCTACAGCAGCAATAACTACTGAATATAAAATGTATGATATAGCTTGGTTAACTACTGCTGGCTTTATACTAGTTTTTGCTTTTTTTGTGTTTAGACATAAAAAACTAAGAGATAGCCATAAATATCTTACTAATCTTAACGAGATAAGTAAACAGTCAATAATGAGAATTAATGGCGAGTGGACAAGCTTTAAGAATAACGGAGAAGGGTACCTTAATGAAGAACATAATTACTCTTATGACTTAGATTTATTTGGAGTTGGCTCTCTTTTTCAGCTTATAAATACTGCCAACACCTATATAGGTAAAGCTAAGCTGGCTAGTATGTTAACGAAGTATAACTTTAATAAAGAAACAATTATTAAAAAACAGCAAGCAATAAAAGAGCTGGCCTCTAAAAAATGGTGGCGTCAAAGGCTACAAGTTGAGGGTAAAATGTTTACTGAAGAGAATGTAGATACCGATTATTTAACAAACTGGGCAAATTCAAAACAAAGCTTATACACAAAACCAAGTGTTATTATTACCCTTAAGACATTACCTATTGTTACAGCAGTTACTTTAGTGTTGGCGTATTTTAGTATATGCCCAAGCTTTATTCCAGCTATTTTAGTGTCATTACAGTTTGTATTATTGATAGTTAGCATAACTAAGCGTAATAAAGAATTTACATTAATATATAAGTATCAAAAAAGCATAAAGGCGTACAGACATATATTAACCCAAATAGATAAGTGTAAATTTAAATCAAGTTACTTAAAAGAGTTAAAGGCAAAGTTAAGTAATAATAAAAATATTTCAGCTCCAAATCAGCTTAAAAAGTTGGAGCGTTTAGTTACTAGAATAGGCAACAGAAATAACCAAGCCTTTTTTCCTATTAATGGCTTAACTCTATGGGATTACCAGTGTTTAATACAGCTAGAGAAGTTTAAAAGTGAGAGTGGCTCTATGCTTAAAGATTGGTTAGTTACTATAGGTGAAATAGAGGCCTTATGTAGCTTTGCAAACATTGCTTATGAGTTTCCACAATGGCAATTCCCTGAAATAACAGATCAAGACTCAGTAATTGAGGCTAAAAATATTGCACACCCCTTATTAACCAATAAGCAGGTAGCTAATGATATTACTATGCAAAGTCCTAATGCTATATTGTTAATTACAGGATCTAATATGTCGGGTAAGAGCACCTTTTTACGTACTATAGGTATTAACTTAGTGCTGGCTTATGCTGGTGCTCCAGTGTGTGCTAGTTATTTAAAGTGTTCTGTCTTTAATATTAATACCTGTATGAGAATAAGTGATAATTTAAACAAGGGATTGTCTTCTTTTTATGCTGAGTTACTAAGAATAAAAGAGATAGTTGAGGAAACTAAAAAAGATAAACAAGTGTTCTTTTTGCTAGATGAAATATTTAAAGGAACTAATTCTTATGATAGGCATATTGGGGCAAAACGTTTAATAAAAAAACTTAAAGAGAGTGGGGCAGTGGGCTTAGTTTCTACTCACGACCTTGAGCTCGGTGATCTTCAAGAAAACCAGGTAATAAAAAATTATCATTTTCAAGAGTATTATGAGAATGATGAAATAAAATTTGATTATAAGCTCAAAAATGGAATCTCTAAAACCAGAAATGCCCTTCAATTAATGAAAATAATAGGCATAGATTAA
- a CDS encoding zinc-ribbon domain containing protein, whose translation MYKDKTITCRDCGKDFEFTASEQEFYAEKGFTNEPGRCPECRAARKRQSRGSNNRGRHGGQRQMYPATCSECGKETQVPFKPSGDKPVYCNDCFQSKKRSQW comes from the coding sequence ATGTATAAAGACAAAACTATCACCTGTCGTGACTGTGGCAAAGATTTTGAGTTTACTGCTTCTGAACAAGAGTTCTATGCCGAAAAAGGTTTTACAAACGAACCAGGCAGATGTCCTGAGTGTCGTGCTGCAAGAAAAAGACAATCTCGAGGGAGCAATAACCGCGGACGTCATGGTGGTCAACGCCAAATGTATCCTGCAACTTGTTCTGAGTGTGGAAAAGAAACTCAAGTACCTTTTAAACCTTCTGGAGATAAACCTGTATATTGTAATGACTGTTTTCAATCAAAGAAAAGAAGCCAGTGGTAA
- the dapA gene encoding 4-hydroxy-tetrahydrodipicolinate synthase has translation MKLQGVFVPLVTPFLNDKVDFVSYQKMIDYYINKGISGLVPLGTTGESPTISEYEYEEIIVNTMQYNNNRVPVYVGIGGNNTYKVIKQVALAEKYKLNGILSVCPYYNRPSQEGIYQHFLKVSESTDSNIIVYNIPYRTGKNIENETIYKLAELKNIVALKDSCGDIKQTTQLLLSPPKDFSILTGEDALFYTTLNLGGDGGILASSHMKTEVFIQVFNAIKDNNHQLALKKWKSIANFIPLLFGEPNPAPIKYCLNKMGVIESSEVRLPLTEISNELKSKLEQTII, from the coding sequence ATGAAGCTACAAGGCGTTTTTGTCCCATTAGTGACACCTTTTTTAAATGATAAAGTAGATTTTGTTTCGTACCAAAAAATGATTGACTACTACATAAATAAAGGCATAAGTGGTTTAGTTCCATTGGGGACTACGGGTGAGAGCCCTACTATTAGTGAGTATGAGTATGAAGAAATTATTGTTAACACAATGCAGTATAACAATAATCGTGTTCCTGTTTATGTAGGTATTGGTGGTAATAATACTTATAAGGTTATTAAACAAGTAGCTTTAGCTGAAAAGTATAAATTAAACGGTATTTTATCTGTTTGTCCTTATTATAATAGACCCAGCCAGGAAGGAATATATCAGCACTTTTTAAAGGTTTCCGAGTCTACCGATAGCAATATTATTGTATATAATATTCCTTATAGAACTGGTAAAAATATTGAGAATGAAACTATATATAAACTAGCAGAATTAAAGAACATAGTAGCACTTAAAGACTCTTGTGGAGACATAAAACAAACAACACAATTATTATTAAGTCCACCTAAAGATTTTTCGATTTTGACAGGTGAAGATGCTTTATTTTATACCACGCTTAATCTTGGTGGTGATGGAGGTATATTAGCTTCTTCACACATGAAAACTGAAGTATTTATACAAGTTTTTAACGCTATTAAAGATAACAATCATCAGCTAGCACTTAAAAAGTGGAAATCGATTGCTAATTTTATACCATTATTATTTGGTGAGCCTAACCCAGCACCTATTAAATACTGTTTAAATAAAATGGGTGTTATAGAGTCGAGTGAAGTAAGATTACCATTAACTGAAATATCAAATGAATTAAAGAGTAAACTAGAGCAAACGATAATATAA
- a CDS encoding transposase: MPRCARKVSSTDFYHLMIRGINKEAVFNTDQHKYVLLKYINEQVELNYIGLLAWCIMGNHAHLVVKAELSNISRFIKIVLLKYAKYYNNANDRVGPVFGDRFRSEVIQDDNSLKQVVRYVHRNPTKACLVEKIEEYKFSSYFEFIYKEKYISKSLKEFYMDYFRNNKKRYINFHQEEEIADYFIDTKEQIAKNIQELFWQTLNDFNREHNVDILNEYKTNKCLFNELIYILYEQTGYSYSKIAKLLGMSVAKVRYALKKYSETIF, from the coding sequence ATGCCAAGATGTGCACGTAAAGTAAGCTCTACTGACTTTTATCATTTAATGATAAGAGGAATTAATAAAGAGGCAGTTTTTAATACAGATCAGCACAAATATGTTTTACTTAAATACATAAATGAACAAGTAGAATTAAATTATATAGGGTTATTAGCTTGGTGCATTATGGGCAACCACGCTCATTTAGTAGTTAAAGCTGAGTTAAGTAATATCTCTAGATTTATTAAAATTGTTCTTCTTAAATATGCTAAATACTATAATAATGCAAATGATAGAGTAGGACCTGTATTTGGAGATAGATTTAGAAGTGAGGTTATACAGGATGATAATTCACTTAAACAAGTTGTTAGATATGTTCACAGAAATCCTACTAAAGCCTGTCTTGTAGAGAAAATAGAAGAATATAAGTTTAGTAGCTATTTTGAATTTATTTATAAAGAGAAATATATAAGTAAATCTTTAAAAGAATTTTACATGGATTATTTTAGAAACAACAAAAAAAGATATATTAACTTTCATCAAGAAGAAGAGATTGCAGATTATTTTATAGATACAAAAGAACAAATTGCTAAAAATATACAAGAATTGTTTTGGCAGACTTTAAATGATTTTAATCGAGAACATAATGTAGATATCTTAAATGAGTATAAAACTAATAAGTGTTTGTTTAATGAACTAATATATATTTTATATGAGCAAACGGGATACTCGTATAGCAAAATTGCTAAACTATTAGGTATGAGTGTAGCTAAGGTTAGATATGCGCTAAAAAAGTATAGTGAAACTATTTTTTAG
- a CDS encoding phosphatase, with protein MKLVADLHCHTVASGHAYSTVKEMVQGAADKGLELIAITDHGPSMPGGPHLYHFGNSAVIPKQMFGVQVLKGVESNIIDHDGNIDMPERYLKKLDIVLAGFHNYCYPGGSIEENTRAMINAMKHPYVDIIVHPGNPDYKIHIEQVVIAAKELQVFIEINNSSFSVSRRGSEKNCCEIAKMVKKHNAMISVGSDAHIFLDVGNFVNALEVIKNVGLTKKNVLNTSVSSINQYLSRKANGQVPKQKIFPTN; from the coding sequence ATGAAGTTAGTAGCCGATTTACATTGTCATACTGTTGCTAGTGGTCATGCTTACAGCACTGTTAAAGAAATGGTACAGGGAGCTGCCGATAAAGGATTAGAGCTTATTGCCATCACTGATCATGGTCCAAGTATGCCTGGAGGTCCTCATTTATATCACTTTGGCAATTCTGCAGTTATACCTAAGCAAATGTTTGGAGTACAGGTATTAAAGGGTGTAGAAAGTAACATAATTGATCATGATGGTAATATAGATATGCCTGAGCGCTATTTAAAAAAGTTAGACATAGTTTTAGCTGGCTTTCATAATTATTGTTATCCAGGTGGCAGTATTGAAGAAAACACTAGAGCAATGATTAATGCCATGAAACATCCTTATGTAGATATTATTGTTCACCCTGGTAATCCCGATTATAAAATTCACATAGAACAAGTTGTAATAGCAGCTAAAGAGTTACAGGTTTTTATTGAAATAAATAATAGCTCCTTTTCGGTATCTCGACGAGGCAGTGAAAAAAACTGTTGTGAAATAGCTAAAATGGTAAAAAAACATAATGCTATGATATCAGTAGGCAGCGATGCTCATATTTTTTTAGACGTGGGTAACTTTGTTAATGCCTTAGAGGTTATTAAAAATGTTGGACTTACTAAAAAAAATGTCTTAAATACCTCTGTTAGTTCTATAAATCAATATTTATCGCGTAAAGCTAACGGGCAGGTTCCTAAACAAAAGATATTTCCTACTAATTAA
- a CDS encoding ABC transporter ATP-binding protein, translating into MLLKRFISYYKNHMPLFIFDMLAALIIALVDLTFPEFTRYALDNVIPAKDTNKLFTLAAIMIALYLLRAVCNYIVNYWGHVVGTRMEYDMRKDIFGHIQTLSFSYFDKIRTGKIMSRIVNDLRNITELAHHGPEDLFLSIITLVGSFILMIRKDIRLTLIVFAFVPIMLLYGISKRKKMSKAFRQVAVEIADVNARLESSISGIRVVQSYTNEEHEMNKFDEGNVKFKNARGKSFKAMGEMISGITFMSNFLKVVVIAVGGYFYAKDQMSAGVLVSFLLYINLFFQPVRRLMSFTQQLEQGMAGFSRFVDVLEIEPEIKNNINSVDLVDVKGDIYLDNISFAYNDEEENKNVLTNINLHVKKGSTTALVGPSGGGKTTICHLIPRFYDVTGGAIKLDGINIKDINLRSLRQHIGIVQQDVFLFADTIAENIAYGKPDATQEQIIDAAKRAKIHEFIMTLENGYDTYVGERGVKLSGGQKQRISIARVFLKNPEVLILDEATSALDNETEIAIQQSLEELSKGRTTIVIAHRLSTIRNADQIAVIDSSGHVAEIGTHEILLERKGQYANLYKVQFSVLNGAAGQ; encoded by the coding sequence ATGCTTCTAAAACGTTTTATTAGTTATTATAAAAATCATATGCCTTTATTTATTTTTGATATGTTAGCGGCATTAATAATTGCTTTGGTAGACTTAACTTTTCCAGAGTTTACTAGGTATGCCTTAGACAATGTTATTCCAGCAAAAGATACTAACAAACTATTTACTTTAGCAGCAATAATGATAGCATTATATTTATTAAGGGCAGTTTGCAACTACATAGTAAATTATTGGGGGCACGTTGTAGGTACACGTATGGAGTATGATATGCGTAAAGATATATTTGGTCATATTCAAACGTTATCCTTTAGCTATTTTGATAAAATACGTACTGGTAAAATAATGTCTAGGATAGTTAATGATTTAAGAAACATAACAGAATTAGCACATCATGGACCCGAGGACTTGTTCTTATCTATAATTACATTAGTAGGATCTTTTATATTAATGATAAGAAAAGACATTAGATTAACACTAATAGTATTTGCATTTGTACCTATCATGTTGTTATATGGTATAAGTAAACGTAAAAAAATGTCTAAAGCATTTAGACAGGTTGCTGTTGAAATTGCTGATGTAAACGCCCGTTTAGAGAGCAGTATATCAGGAATTAGAGTTGTTCAGTCTTACACAAATGAAGAACACGAAATGAATAAATTTGATGAAGGTAATGTAAAGTTTAAAAATGCCCGTGGTAAATCGTTTAAGGCTATGGGTGAAATGATTAGTGGAATTACCTTTATGTCAAACTTTTTAAAGGTTGTAGTTATAGCAGTTGGTGGCTATTTTTATGCCAAAGATCAAATGTCGGCAGGTGTACTGGTTTCATTTTTACTTTACATCAATCTATTTTTCCAACCAGTAAGAAGGCTTATGTCATTTACCCAACAACTTGAGCAAGGTATGGCTGGTTTTTCTAGATTTGTTGATGTACTAGAGATAGAGCCAGAAATCAAAAATAACATCAATAGCGTAGATTTAGTTGACGTTAAAGGTGATATATATTTAGATAATATATCCTTTGCCTATAACGATGAAGAAGAAAACAAAAACGTATTAACAAATATAAATCTTCATGTTAAAAAGGGTAGTACAACAGCATTAGTAGGGCCATCTGGGGGCGGTAAAACAACCATATGTCACCTAATACCTAGGTTTTATGATGTTACAGGTGGTGCCATAAAACTAGATGGCATTAATATAAAAGATATTAATTTAAGGTCTTTAAGGCAACATATAGGTATAGTACAGCAAGACGTATTTTTGTTTGCTGATACAATAGCTGAAAACATTGCCTATGGTAAGCCAGATGCAACTCAAGAACAAATAATTGATGCTGCAAAAAGAGCTAAAATACATGAATTTATAATGACATTAGAAAATGGCTATGATACCTATGTAGGTGAACGTGGAGTAAAACTCTCGGGTGGACAAAAACAAAGAATCTCAATTGCCAGAGTATTTTTAAAAAACCCAGAAGTACTTATTTTAGATGAAGCTACAAGCGCTCTAGATAACGAAACAGAAATAGCCATACAGCAATCTTTAGAGGAATTATCTAAAGGAAGAACAACAATTGTAATTGCTCATAGATTATCTACGATAAGAAACGCAGATCAAATAGCTGTTATAGACTCATCTGGCCACGTAGCTGAAATAGGTACTCATGAAATCCTTCTTGAGAGAAAAGGACAGTATGCAAACTTATATAAAGTTCAATTTAGTGTATTAAATGGAGCTGCTGGTCAGTAG
- a CDS encoding AAA domain-containing protein has protein sequence MESLLKKYQSRIINISKRNRSLVLNKIYKKRAFDLVDLDNIYLHKATEIFEALVFNKKSGIEILPSAQSFSKKYYRYIKKIENELNNVPEFNYDTVKRVVEEYFFDISYVLQDAYANINELILDLRDQIVFKTELIEQYDYALQTLFYEVDFERKETGIHNLKLAVNFVEGKFNPKDSFCRAPLGYISVSINKKNKRWFIHTLDESNIVANDVFLFSARLNNNLDNKEDNIFELKSRQAVISELIEYYKINDIDILNFDKIKLKKLNNYTAKDYKKYQEGELFYKGYFVIGQFPTANAIYHDYNDLLELCEQGELANNSLQILLGDKEANMPQNGDSDSLISSEFVDKKYYYINRLDYSQELTLKKCNDYGSLVVFGPPGTGKSQTITNIVADCMAKGKKVLVVSQKKAALDVIYNRLSSIQDKICLIHDSHNDRSQFYKKTTATLERFEARYPKDFHYKNKREHYCDENEERLRNKLFSTSKSIDETVNDISSINKFLFTSKYSGFTGKEMYANAFSNFDLDNNKKELFNNFLLLIESIPAECFSKANIGELHNELNADNYMQTKYELESLLQQHTLVNNLNKKSVPRLVQSKIMIFNKINDLLGQYSSLIASNNECKIVSGFINTNNIYDDLNTSLNDNIKQYLAKQYPQLLQPVATGANKFFRSIFAGKKLKQEQQDRHSQYQTIFNSFMKAKDQLLGCLNQLKHYVTDVLQLFTTEFGNNLLGKLVFSKISIKADNLQLAVNQLPNYNKYIYKLNSLSNYAKGIVTACYQKLNDFNKSVMVIKNLKRLMTTFVLESLQHTDFFTQINSHIEKYNSYLGDVNTKITEKHLYSQYYINVYWNNVFLKTAHDYDYREFRRLAALKRRVRPLRVYFSEFKELVISLYPCMLMGPKTVSEVLPLAAHLFDTIIFDEASQMFIEDAIPTIFRGEHVVIAGDDKQLKPTMTFRKKYDDENTTLSKEFAAASEEESLLDLAKHKFIPSQLQFHYRSRYSQLINFSNHAFYEGNLQISPNRIEDYNNPPIERIKVENGLWKDRENIEEAKVVVNKVKQILISRKNQETIGIITFNITQRNCILDLLSIEANKNDNFEQLFNEEIIRKKGDEDVSLFVKNIENVQGDERDIIIFSTGYAKDTNGKFRHQFGDLSKDSGENRLNVAITRAKQKVYIITSFEPEQLNIDNSKNLGPKRFKQYLQYAKLVSLGKYKLAEEYLKVTFSREHNTDELHFDSPFEEEVYDELLKLGYNVKSQVGVNGYRIDLAIYDANIASYILGIECDGVSFHGTINARQRDIHRQKFLESRGWCIHRIWSNRWWYNREEELKKVVEAVNNCYANKSIEE, from the coding sequence ATGGAGAGTTTATTAAAAAAATATCAGTCCAGAATTATTAATATAAGTAAAAGAAACAGGAGTTTAGTTTTAAATAAAATTTATAAAAAACGGGCTTTTGATCTTGTTGACTTAGATAATATTTATTTACATAAAGCAACTGAAATTTTTGAGGCTTTGGTGTTTAATAAAAAGAGTGGTATAGAAATTTTACCATCTGCTCAAAGTTTCAGTAAAAAGTATTATAGGTACATAAAAAAAATTGAAAATGAGCTGAATAATGTACCTGAGTTTAATTATGATACTGTAAAAAGGGTTGTAGAAGAGTATTTTTTTGATATTTCTTATGTTTTACAAGATGCTTATGCTAATATTAATGAGCTGATTTTAGATTTAAGAGATCAAATTGTTTTTAAAACAGAGTTAATAGAGCAATATGACTATGCTTTGCAAACTCTTTTTTATGAGGTTGATTTTGAGCGTAAAGAAACTGGTATTCATAATTTAAAGTTAGCAGTAAATTTTGTAGAAGGTAAGTTTAATCCAAAAGATAGTTTTTGTAGGGCTCCACTCGGTTATATTTCTGTTTCTATTAATAAAAAGAATAAAAGATGGTTTATACATACACTTGATGAAAGTAATATTGTTGCCAATGATGTCTTTTTGTTTTCTGCCCGCTTAAATAATAATCTTGATAATAAAGAGGATAATATTTTTGAGCTAAAAAGTAGACAAGCTGTTATTAGTGAGTTAATTGAGTACTATAAAATTAATGATATAGATATTTTAAATTTTGATAAGATTAAGTTGAAAAAACTTAATAATTATACAGCAAAGGACTATAAAAAATATCAAGAAGGTGAGCTATTTTATAAGGGATACTTTGTTATTGGACAGTTTCCTACAGCAAACGCTATTTACCATGATTATAATGATTTATTAGAGTTATGTGAGCAAGGAGAACTAGCTAATAATTCTCTGCAAATTTTGCTTGGTGATAAAGAGGCAAATATGCCACAAAACGGAGATTCAGATTCATTGATTTCATCTGAGTTTGTAGATAAAAAGTATTATTATATTAATAGGTTAGATTATTCTCAAGAGCTGACTCTTAAAAAATGTAATGACTATGGTAGCTTAGTGGTGTTTGGACCACCTGGTACTGGCAAGTCTCAAACAATCACAAATATTGTTGCTGATTGTATGGCAAAGGGAAAAAAGGTATTAGTGGTATCTCAAAAAAAGGCTGCTCTCGATGTTATTTATAATAGGTTAAGCAGTATACAGGATAAAATATGTTTAATTCATGACAGTCACAATGATAGATCACAGTTCTACAAAAAAACTACTGCCACCCTAGAGCGTTTTGAGGCAAGATATCCTAAAGACTTTCATTACAAAAATAAACGAGAGCATTATTGTGATGAAAATGAAGAACGACTAAGAAATAAGTTGTTTAGTACCTCAAAAAGTATAGATGAAACTGTTAATGATATTAGCAGTATAAATAAATTTTTGTTTACCTCAAAATACTCAGGTTTTACAGGTAAAGAAATGTATGCCAATGCTTTTTCAAACTTTGATTTGGATAATAATAAAAAAGAGTTATTTAATAACTTTTTACTATTAATAGAGAGCATACCAGCTGAGTGTTTTTCTAAAGCAAATATTGGTGAGTTACACAATGAGTTAAATGCAGATAATTATATGCAAACTAAATATGAGTTAGAGAGTTTGTTACAGCAACATACATTAGTTAATAATTTAAACAAAAAATCTGTGCCTCGTTTAGTGCAAAGTAAAATCATGATTTTTAATAAAATTAATGATTTATTAGGCCAATATAGTAGTTTAATTGCAAGTAATAATGAGTGTAAAATAGTTTCTGGCTTTATCAATACTAATAATATTTATGATGATTTGAACACTAGTTTAAATGATAATATAAAACAATATCTTGCAAAACAATACCCCCAGTTGTTGCAGCCTGTAGCTACTGGTGCAAATAAATTTTTCAGGTCTATTTTTGCAGGAAAAAAACTTAAACAAGAGCAGCAGGACAGACACAGTCAGTACCAAACTATATTTAACAGCTTTATGAAAGCTAAAGATCAATTATTAGGTTGTTTAAATCAATTAAAACACTACGTGACTGATGTATTGCAGCTCTTTACAACTGAATTTGGCAATAATTTATTAGGCAAATTAGTGTTTAGCAAGATTAGTATTAAAGCAGATAATTTGCAGTTAGCAGTTAATCAATTACCTAACTATAATAAGTATATCTATAAGTTAAATAGCTTAAGTAACTATGCTAAGGGTATTGTTACTGCTTGTTATCAAAAGCTCAATGATTTTAATAAGTCAGTTATGGTTATTAAAAATTTAAAAAGATTAATGACAACTTTTGTACTTGAGAGTTTACAACATACAGATTTTTTTACACAAATTAATAGTCATATTGAAAAATATAATAGTTACTTAGGTGATGTAAATACAAAAATAACCGAAAAACACTTATATTCACAATACTATATTAATGTGTATTGGAATAATGTGTTTTTAAAAACTGCTCACGATTATGACTATCGAGAGTTTAGAAGGTTAGCAGCATTAAAGCGTAGAGTAAGACCTTTACGAGTTTATTTTAGTGAATTTAAAGAGCTAGTTATTTCTTTGTATCCTTGTATGTTAATGGGTCCAAAAACTGTTTCGGAGGTGCTGCCATTAGCTGCACATTTATTTGATACAATTATTTTTGATGAGGCATCTCAAATGTTTATTGAAGATGCTATACCCACAATTTTTAGAGGTGAACATGTTGTTATTGCAGGTGATGATAAACAGTTAAAGCCAACAATGACCTTTAGAAAAAAATATGATGACGAAAATACAACACTTAGTAAAGAGTTTGCAGCGGCAAGTGAAGAGGAGAGTTTGCTCGATTTAGCTAAGCATAAATTTATTCCATCTCAGCTTCAGTTTCATTACCGCTCTCGTTATTCTCAGTTAATTAACTTTTCTAATCATGCGTTTTATGAAGGAAACCTACAAATATCACCAAATAGGATAGAGGATTATAATAACCCACCAATAGAGCGTATAAAAGTAGAAAATGGTTTATGGAAAGATCGTGAAAATATTGAAGAAGCCAAAGTAGTTGTTAATAAAGTTAAGCAAATTCTTATATCTAGAAAAAATCAGGAAACAATAGGTATTATTACTTTTAATATTACTCAACGTAACTGCATACTCGATTTATTAAGTATTGAGGCAAATAAAAACGATAATTTTGAGCAACTTTTTAATGAAGAGATTATTCGTAAAAAAGGCGACGAAGATGTTAGTTTATTTGTAAAGAATATTGAGAATGTACAAGGTGATGAGCGAGATATAATTATTTTTAGTACTGGTTATGCTAAAGATACTAATGGCAAATTCCGTCATCAGTTTGGTGATTTATCTAAAGATAGTGGTGAAAATCGCTTAAATGTTGCTATAACCCGTGCAAAACAAAAGGTATATATTATTACCTCTTTTGAGCCAGAGCAGCTTAATATTGATAATAGTAAAAACTTAGGACCAAAGCGATTTAAACAATATTTACAGTATGCCAAGTTGGTTTCACTAGGTAAATATAAGCTTGCTGAAGAATATCTTAAAGTAACTTTCTCTAGAGAACATAATACAGATGAATTGCATTTTGATAGCCCTTTTGAGGAAGAGGTTTATGATGAGCTACTTAAGTTGGGCTATAATGTAAAATCTCAGGTAGGGGTAAATGGATACCGAATAGATTTAGCTATTTATGATGCAAATATTGCTAGTTATATATTAGGAATAGAGTGTGATGGGGTATCATTTCATGGCACCATCAATGCCCGTCAGCGGGACATACATCGCCAAAAATTCTTAGAGTCACGTGGCTGGTGTATCCATAGAATATGGTCAAATCGCTGGTGGTATAATCGTGAAGAAGAGCTTAAAAAAGTTGTAGAGGCAGTTAATAATTGTTATGCTAATAAATCTATAGAGGAATAA